A window from Maribacter dokdonensis DSW-8 encodes these proteins:
- a CDS encoding L-rhamnose mutarotase, translating into MKNQKHCFALDLKNDETLINEYIEHHKNVWPEIIESIKGSHIENLDIYLVENRLFMIMETNPLFSFDKKQQADERNVKVQEWETLMWKYQQAIPNSKPGEKWRLMNKIFEL; encoded by the coding sequence ATGAAGAATCAAAAACATTGTTTTGCGTTAGATTTGAAGAACGATGAAACATTGATCAACGAATATATTGAGCACCATAAAAATGTGTGGCCAGAAATTATTGAAAGTATCAAAGGTTCTCACATTGAAAATTTAGATATTTATCTAGTAGAAAACAGGCTTTTCATGATTATGGAAACCAACCCCTTATTCTCATTTGACAAAAAGCAACAAGCTGATGAAAGAAATGTCAAAGTGCAAGAATGGGAAACTTTAATGTGGAAGTATCAACAAGCTATACCAAACTCAAAACCAGGAGAAAAATGGCGACTAATGAACAAAATATTTGAATTATGA
- the fucP gene encoding L-fucose:H+ symporter permease, protein MSKTDKTPIVSRKTLLPFILITSLFALWGFANAVTDPMVQAFKKVLELSNSQAAWVQMAFYGGYFCMALPAALFVRKYSYKVGVIIGLALYAVGALLFYPAAITEQFWFFCLGLYILTFGLAFLETTANPYILAMGDPKTATQRLNLAQAFNPIGLLLGLLVAQQFVLKNLQSDDVENYSALSEAKKSLIRTSDLMVIRDPYVVLGLVILAILVLIAVSKMPQSKGDGNIPSLSHTFNSLKKNKKYVFGVVSQIFYVGAQIMCWTYIYQYAEAIGMESETAANYQIIAFILFLVGRVIGTYLLRFISSGKLLLLYAIAAIIASLGTMFLVGTIGLYCLVALSLCMSVMFPTIYGIALENLEEEESKIGAAGLVMAIVGGALMPGLQGKIIDVGGFGVNDTEILGLSEVNFSFILPLICFVVIAFYGQMTHKYYQN, encoded by the coding sequence ATGTCAAAGACAGATAAAACACCCATTGTATCAAGAAAAACTTTGTTACCATTTATTTTAATAACTTCTTTATTCGCTCTTTGGGGTTTTGCAAATGCCGTTACGGATCCTATGGTACAAGCATTTAAAAAGGTATTGGAGCTATCTAATTCTCAGGCTGCATGGGTACAAATGGCTTTTTATGGTGGTTATTTTTGCATGGCCTTACCGGCAGCGTTATTTGTTCGCAAATATTCCTATAAAGTAGGTGTTATCATTGGCTTGGCCTTATATGCCGTAGGCGCATTACTTTTTTATCCTGCGGCCATAACAGAACAATTTTGGTTCTTCTGCTTGGGTCTATATATTTTAACATTTGGTCTTGCCTTTTTAGAAACAACCGCCAATCCTTATATATTGGCAATGGGCGACCCTAAAACCGCGACCCAAAGATTAAACTTGGCACAAGCCTTTAACCCTATTGGTCTGTTATTGGGACTTTTAGTGGCCCAGCAATTTGTACTTAAAAATTTACAATCTGACGATGTTGAAAATTATAGTGCCTTATCCGAAGCAAAAAAATCTCTCATAAGAACTTCAGATTTAATGGTGATCAGAGATCCCTATGTAGTCTTAGGCTTGGTTATTTTGGCAATTTTGGTGTTGATCGCCGTTAGTAAAATGCCACAATCAAAAGGTGATGGCAACATACCTAGCCTGTCCCATACATTTAATTCGTTGAAAAAGAATAAAAAATATGTCTTTGGTGTAGTGTCCCAAATATTCTATGTTGGAGCACAGATTATGTGTTGGACCTATATTTACCAATATGCAGAGGCTATTGGTATGGAAAGTGAAACCGCCGCAAATTATCAAATTATCGCCTTTATACTCTTTTTAGTAGGCAGGGTAATTGGCACGTATCTTCTAAGGTTTATATCCTCTGGAAAATTACTGCTATTATATGCCATTGCCGCTATTATCGCATCTTTAGGAACCATGTTCTTAGTAGGTACCATAGGGCTTTATTGTCTGGTAGCACTATCATTATGCATGTCCGTAATGTTCCCAACAATTTATGGTATTGCCTTAGAAAATTTAGAAGAAGAGGAATCTAAAATTGGTGCTGCAGGTCTTGTTATGGCTATCGTTGGTGGTGCCTTAATGCCTGGTCTACAGGGTAAAATAATAGATGTTGGCGGATTTGGTGTCAATGACACGGAAATACTAGGGTTATCCGAGGTCAACTTTTCTTTTATATTACCATTAATCTGTTTTGTGGTTATTGCTTTCTACGGACAAATGACCCATAAATATTATCAGAATTAG
- a CDS encoding L-fuconate dehydratase: MSNSIIITDVISRDIRFPTSKSLDGSDAMNPDPDYSAAYVILKTNAPDGHEGHGLTFTIGRGNELCTQAITSLSHLVIGKSLESFTSNMGAFWKMITGDSQLRWLGPEKGVIHLATGAIVNAVWDLYAKVEKKPLWKLLADMTPAELVSCIDFTYITDAITPKEALELLSKNEATKQERIAFLKDKGYPAYTTSAGWLGYSDDKMRRLCKEAKESGFKHMKIKVGSDLKDDMRRAAIIREEIGDDLKLMMDANQKWDVDEAITNMESLKKFNPWWIEEPTSPDDILGHAKIAKAVKPIEVATGEHCQNRVIFKQLMQAGAIGICQIDSCRVGGVNEILAILLMAAKFNIPVCPHAGGVGLCEYVQHLSMIDFIAISGSMENRIIEFVDHLHEHFYDPVVIKDGAYMPPKLPGYSITMKEESLDTYTFPDGAFWKEELQNK, translated from the coding sequence ATGTCAAATTCAATTATAATTACTGACGTCATCTCTAGGGACATTCGCTTTCCTACAAGTAAGTCTTTAGACGGATCAGATGCCATGAATCCTGATCCAGATTATAGTGCTGCATACGTTATATTAAAGACTAATGCACCTGATGGCCATGAAGGTCACGGATTAACTTTTACTATAGGTAGAGGTAATGAACTTTGCACCCAGGCCATAACATCTCTTTCTCATTTAGTCATTGGTAAATCTTTGGAAAGCTTTACCTCGAATATGGGCGCTTTTTGGAAAATGATTACCGGTGACAGCCAATTGAGATGGTTGGGTCCTGAAAAAGGGGTTATTCACTTAGCCACTGGCGCTATTGTAAATGCCGTTTGGGATCTATATGCCAAGGTAGAGAAGAAACCGCTTTGGAAATTATTGGCAGATATGACTCCCGCTGAATTGGTCTCATGTATAGATTTCACTTACATTACGGATGCCATTACTCCTAAAGAAGCTCTTGAACTTTTAAGTAAAAATGAAGCTACCAAACAAGAACGTATTGCTTTTCTGAAAGACAAAGGCTACCCTGCATATACTACATCGGCAGGTTGGTTAGGGTATTCCGATGATAAAATGAGACGTCTTTGCAAAGAAGCTAAAGAGAGTGGCTTTAAGCATATGAAAATTAAAGTTGGTTCTGACCTAAAGGATGATATGAGACGTGCCGCAATTATTCGTGAAGAAATTGGAGACGATCTAAAACTCATGATGGATGCCAACCAAAAATGGGATGTTGACGAAGCGATCACCAACATGGAATCGCTTAAAAAATTCAACCCGTGGTGGATTGAAGAACCAACTAGTCCCGATGATATCTTAGGTCATGCTAAAATTGCCAAAGCAGTTAAACCCATTGAAGTTGCAACAGGTGAACATTGTCAAAATAGAGTAATCTTTAAGCAACTAATGCAGGCCGGTGCCATTGGCATTTGCCAAATTGATAGCTGTAGGGTTGGTGGCGTAAACGAAATTTTGGCCATATTGTTAATGGCCGCTAAATTCAACATCCCTGTTTGCCCGCATGCAGGTGGTGTAGGGCTTTGTGAGTACGTGCAACACCTATCCATGATAGACTTTATAGCTATAAGCGGTAGTATGGAAAATAGAATTATAGAATTTGTTGATCATTTGCACGAACATTTTTATGACCCTGTGGTTATTAAGGACGGAGCATACATGCCCCCAAAACTACCAGGCTATAGTATTACCATGAAAGAAGAGTCATTGGACACCTATACTTTTCCTGATGGGGCATTTTGGAAAGAAGAATTACAGAACAAATAA
- a CDS encoding SDR family NAD(P)-dependent oxidoreductase, with protein sequence MKFNLKGKNAIITGGGSGIGQAISTTFAAQGANVHILELNADHAQNTVNLIKEQGGSATAYNCNVVDQKQVVEVINEIASKHDIHILINNAGIAHVGNIEKTAETDLDRVYDVNVKGPYNCMYALIPTMKKHGGVIINMASIASSVGLNDRFAYSMSKGAILTMTYSIAKDYIKDGIRCNCISPARIHTPFVDGFIKANYPGQEEEMFKNLSATQPIGRMGKPQEVADLALYLCSDEASFITGTDFPIDGGFIKLNG encoded by the coding sequence ATGAAGTTTAACCTAAAAGGTAAAAACGCTATAATAACCGGTGGTGGTAGTGGTATTGGTCAAGCAATTTCTACAACTTTTGCTGCGCAAGGAGCAAACGTTCATATTTTGGAATTAAATGCAGACCATGCCCAAAACACTGTAAACTTAATTAAAGAACAAGGTGGATCAGCTACAGCATATAACTGCAATGTTGTTGATCAAAAGCAGGTAGTTGAGGTAATCAATGAAATTGCTTCAAAACATGATATTCATATTTTAATTAATAATGCAGGTATAGCCCATGTAGGTAATATTGAAAAAACTGCCGAAACAGATTTAGATCGCGTTTATGATGTCAATGTTAAAGGCCCGTATAACTGCATGTATGCTCTTATTCCCACTATGAAGAAACATGGGGGAGTCATCATTAATATGGCATCTATAGCTTCTAGCGTAGGTTTAAATGACCGTTTTGCCTATTCTATGAGCAAAGGAGCAATATTGACCATGACCTATTCCATAGCCAAAGATTATATTAAAGACGGTATTCGTTGCAATTGTATTTCACCGGCTAGAATACACACTCCTTTTGTTGACGGGTTCATTAAAGCCAATTACCCGGGACAAGAAGAAGAAATGTTCAAAAACCTTTCTGCCACACAGCCAATTGGCAGAATGGGCAAACCTCAAGAAGTTGCTGACCTAGCCCTTTACCTTTGTTCAGACGAAGCTTCTTTTATAACTGGAACGGATTTCCCTATTGACGGGGGATTCATAAAACTTAACGGATAA
- a CDS encoding fumarylacetoacetate hydrolase family protein, protein MKLIRFGTPENEKPGVILDNGDWIDTSGFGEDYDELFFENDGLARLKSWVDEKANDLPKIDKSTRLGPPLKKPSKIVCVGLNYAKHAAESGMKVPTEPVLFFKATSAIVGPNDDVIIPKNSKKTDWEVELAVVIGKKASYVEEADAMDYVAGYTLHNDYSEREFQLEKEGQWVKGKSCDTFAPIGPFLATKEEVSDPHNLDLWLKVNGELLQNSNTEDLVFNVPKLVSYISQYMTLLPGDIISTGTPFGVGLGFNPPRYLNPGDVVELGIEKLGSSKQVAKAYTK, encoded by the coding sequence ATGAAATTAATACGATTTGGAACACCTGAAAATGAGAAACCGGGAGTAATTCTTGATAATGGCGATTGGATAGATACTTCAGGTTTTGGTGAAGATTATGATGAACTGTTTTTTGAGAACGACGGTTTAGCACGACTTAAGTCTTGGGTAGATGAAAAAGCTAATGATTTACCTAAAATAGATAAGAGTACAAGATTGGGACCTCCCCTAAAAAAACCTTCTAAAATTGTTTGCGTTGGGTTGAACTATGCCAAACATGCAGCGGAAAGTGGCATGAAAGTACCTACCGAACCTGTATTGTTCTTTAAAGCAACTTCTGCTATCGTAGGACCCAATGATGATGTTATCATCCCAAAGAATAGTAAGAAGACCGACTGGGAGGTAGAGCTTGCCGTGGTTATTGGTAAAAAAGCAAGCTATGTGGAAGAAGCCGATGCTATGGATTATGTTGCGGGTTACACATTGCATAATGATTATAGTGAAAGGGAATTTCAATTAGAAAAAGAAGGGCAATGGGTAAAAGGTAAAAGTTGTGACACCTTTGCACCTATAGGTCCGTTTTTAGCTACCAAAGAAGAAGTTAGCGATCCACATAATTTAGACTTGTGGTTAAAGGTCAATGGAGAACTATTACAGAACAGTAATACCGAAGATTTAGTTTTCAATGTTCCAAAATTGGTCAGTTATATTAGCCAATACATGACCCTATTACCGGGTGATATCATATCTACAGGTACCCCTTTTGGTGTAGGTTTAGGTTTTAATCCTCCAAGATATTTAAACCCAGGTGATGTGGTTGAATTAGGTATTGAAAAACTAGGTAGTTCTAAACAAGTTGCCAAGGCATATACAAAATGA
- a CDS encoding L-fucose dehydrogenase, producing MDLNLKNKVIIVSGGSSGIGRGISICLAKEGAIPYILGRNKANIVSVISEIEKEGGQAGYAFAELTDPQKCKEAVDSCIARFGRIDGLVNNAGVNDSVGLEDGNHEDFMRSISRNLTHYYMMAHYALPELKRNKGAIVNIGSKTSVTGQGGTSGYAAANGGRNALTREWAVELLPYSIRVNAVIVAECYTPLYDRWIKSFPNPEERLGKITEKIPLENRMTTAEEIADMVAFLLSEKSSHTTGQLIFVDGGYSHLDRAL from the coding sequence ATGGATTTAAATCTGAAAAATAAAGTTATCATAGTATCTGGAGGTTCATCTGGAATTGGTAGAGGTATAAGTATTTGCCTAGCAAAAGAAGGTGCCATACCATATATTCTAGGTAGAAATAAAGCGAATATTGTATCGGTAATTTCTGAGATAGAAAAAGAAGGCGGACAAGCAGGGTATGCTTTTGCCGAGCTTACGGACCCTCAAAAATGTAAAGAGGCCGTTGATAGCTGTATAGCACGTTTTGGTAGAATTGACGGCTTGGTCAATAATGCCGGAGTAAATGATTCGGTAGGGTTAGAAGATGGTAATCATGAAGATTTTATGCGTTCCATTTCCAGAAATCTTACCCATTATTACATGATGGCACACTATGCGCTGCCTGAACTTAAAAGAAACAAGGGAGCAATAGTAAATATCGGCTCTAAAACCTCGGTAACCGGTCAAGGTGGCACTTCTGGTTATGCCGCAGCAAACGGAGGCAGAAATGCACTTACAAGAGAATGGGCGGTCGAGCTACTACCCTATTCCATTCGTGTAAATGCAGTCATTGTTGCCGAATGTTATACACCGTTGTACGATCGTTGGATAAAATCATTTCCAAACCCAGAAGAAAGACTTGGTAAGATTACCGAAAAAATTCCTTTAGAAAATAGAATGACCACAGCAGAAGAAATTGCAGATATGGTCGCTTTCTTACTTTCTGAAAAATCCAGTCATACCACAGGTCAACTCATATTTGTAGATGGTGGCTACAGCCATTTGGACCGCGCCCTATAA
- a CDS encoding AraC family transcriptional regulator gives MKLHLLDRSSVANTSITVSQNNYKNFLKVWHFHEELELVFIIKSTGTRFVGDSIEKFEAGEVVLIGKNVPHMWLNDEVYFEKNSSLTAQAVSVHFKDNFVGQEFLSLPEMQPVAQLLKKAAQGIKFNHIKDNIKNELINLHSLEPALKITRIIELLCKLEQQQNYTLLSSNGFINTFHKSENKRLNIIYEYVYQNFHTQISSKDVALLVSMNASSFSRFFKTIHRKPFTRFLNEIRIGFACKMLLENKESITSIAYACGFGNISNFNRQFKIIKDESPSSFLSQHRKHF, from the coding sequence ATGAAACTTCATCTGCTAGATCGCTCTAGTGTTGCCAATACCTCTATTACCGTATCTCAAAATAATTACAAGAATTTTTTGAAGGTGTGGCATTTTCATGAAGAGCTAGAATTGGTATTTATTATTAAAAGTACCGGTACTAGATTTGTTGGAGATAGCATAGAAAAATTTGAAGCCGGTGAGGTTGTTTTAATAGGTAAGAACGTTCCGCATATGTGGTTAAATGACGAGGTATATTTTGAAAAAAACTCCTCACTTACCGCACAAGCTGTTTCCGTTCATTTTAAAGATAACTTCGTTGGTCAAGAATTTTTATCCCTGCCAGAAATGCAACCTGTTGCTCAATTATTGAAGAAAGCGGCACAGGGAATAAAATTCAACCATATTAAGGATAACATAAAAAATGAATTAATAAATCTACATAGTCTTGAACCTGCACTTAAAATTACGAGAATAATTGAATTATTATGCAAATTAGAGCAACAGCAAAACTATACGCTTTTATCAAGTAATGGTTTTATAAATACATTTCATAAATCAGAAAATAAAAGGTTGAATATTATTTATGAATATGTATATCAAAATTTTCATACCCAAATAAGCTCTAAAGATGTAGCTCTGTTGGTTAGTATGAACGCATCATCCTTCAGTAGATTTTTTAAGACAATTCACAGAAAACCGTTTACCAGATTCTTGAATGAAATTAGAATTGGCTTTGCTTGCAAAATGCTACTTGAAAACAAAGAGAGTATTACATCAATTGCATATGCGTGTGGATTTGGAAACATTTCTAATTTTAATCGTCAGTTCAAAATCATAAAAGACGAATCTCCTTCTTCATTTTTAAGCCAACATCGAAAACATTTTTAA
- a CDS encoding amidohydrolase family protein, with protein sequence MIIDSHQHYWKYDPVRDSWINDAMKIIQRDFLPSDLKPILTENNVDGCIAVQADQSETETTFLLNLATHNNFIKGVVGWVDLCDNNVKKRLEYFAQNKLFKGVRHILQAEKEDFILNQAFMNGISELAALNLTYDLLVFPNQLKNSTQLVSKFSNQKFVLDHIAKPPIKLGEINDWKAAITALAKNPNVYCKLSGLSTEANWSSWKTSDFTPYIDVVFEAFGTNRIMFGSDWPVCLLAGSYAKNKDIITSYIQQLSLPEQAQIMGLNAMDFYNLNA encoded by the coding sequence ATGATCATAGACAGCCATCAACATTATTGGAAGTATGACCCGGTTAGAGATAGTTGGATCAATGATGCAATGAAAATTATTCAGCGCGATTTTTTACCTAGTGATTTAAAACCAATACTTACTGAAAACAATGTTGATGGTTGTATTGCCGTACAAGCAGATCAGTCCGAAACCGAGACGACCTTTTTATTAAACTTAGCTACCCATAATAATTTTATAAAGGGAGTCGTAGGCTGGGTAGATTTATGCGATAACAACGTGAAAAAGCGTTTGGAATATTTTGCCCAAAACAAACTTTTTAAAGGTGTGCGCCATATTCTACAAGCTGAAAAGGAAGACTTCATTTTAAATCAAGCCTTTATGAACGGCATTAGTGAATTAGCAGCCTTAAATCTAACCTACGATCTTTTGGTGTTCCCTAATCAATTAAAGAACAGCACTCAATTGGTATCAAAATTTTCAAATCAAAAATTTGTTCTTGACCATATTGCCAAACCACCTATAAAATTAGGTGAAATAAATGATTGGAAAGCTGCTATTACAGCACTTGCCAAAAACCCAAATGTATATTGTAAACTATCGGGCCTAAGTACCGAAGCAAATTGGAGCAGTTGGAAAACTTCCGATTTCACTCCGTATATCGATGTTGTATTTGAGGCATTTGGCACAAACCGCATAATGTTCGGTTCAGATTGGCCTGTTTGTCTATTGGCGGGTAGTTATGCCAAAAACAAAGACATTATCACGTCTTACATCCAGCAACTATCGCTTCCAGAACAAGCACAAATTATGGGATTGAACGCTATGGATTTCTACAACTTAAACGCATAA
- a CDS encoding alpha-hydroxy acid oxidase, with the protein MSKARIAINNKYPSVTDLRNKAKKKIPKFAFEYLDGGCNEDVNLIKNTSDIRKVELTPSYLSKHTGSDMKTELFGHTYDAPFGIAPVGLQGLMWPNAPEILAKAAFEHNVPFVLSTVSTSSIERISEITEGQAWFQLYHPTENRLRDDMINRAAQAECPVLVILSDVPTFGFRPRDIRNGLAMPPKMSVKNILQILGKPEWAMKTLIHGQPNFETLKPYMPKNLDLKQLGKFMDQTFTGRLNEEKIKPIRDMWKGKLVLKGVASEMDTEKAIRLGIDGIIVSNHGGRQLDAGESTIRPLTRIAEKYSDQIKVMMDSGLRSGPDIARTMASGAEFTFLGRSFMYGVAALGNEGGNHTISLLKTELQQVMEQVCCENTKDFPNHLIKKIN; encoded by the coding sequence ATGAGTAAAGCAAGAATTGCCATTAACAACAAATACCCTTCAGTTACCGATTTAAGAAACAAGGCGAAGAAAAAAATTCCAAAATTTGCTTTTGAATATTTGGATGGTGGTTGTAATGAAGATGTGAACCTCATTAAAAATACGAGCGATATCAGAAAAGTGGAATTAACGCCCAGCTATTTAAGTAAGCATACGGGATCCGATATGAAAACCGAACTTTTTGGGCATACATACGATGCTCCTTTTGGTATAGCACCAGTTGGTCTCCAAGGGCTCATGTGGCCCAATGCACCGGAAATTCTAGCTAAGGCCGCTTTTGAGCACAATGTACCCTTTGTTTTAAGTACGGTTTCTACAAGTAGTATTGAAAGAATTTCTGAAATTACCGAAGGTCAGGCATGGTTTCAATTATATCATCCGACCGAAAATAGATTACGCGATGATATGATCAACCGAGCTGCACAGGCAGAATGCCCGGTTCTAGTTATTTTATCAGATGTACCAACTTTTGGATTTAGACCAAGGGATATTAGAAATGGATTGGCTATGCCTCCAAAAATGAGCGTAAAGAATATTCTACAAATTTTAGGAAAACCAGAATGGGCAATGAAAACCCTAATTCATGGTCAGCCCAACTTTGAAACGCTTAAGCCTTATATGCCCAAAAACCTAGATTTAAAACAACTAGGAAAATTCATGGACCAAACTTTTACCGGTAGATTAAACGAGGAAAAAATTAAACCTATCCGCGATATGTGGAAAGGTAAATTGGTACTTAAAGGCGTGGCTTCTGAAATGGATACCGAAAAAGCCATACGACTGGGTATTGATGGTATTATTGTTTCCAACCACGGTGGCAGACAATTAGATGCAGGGGAATCTACTATAAGACCGTTGACTAGAATTGCAGAAAAATATAGCGACCAAATAAAAGTTATGATGGATAGCGGCTTACGCTCTGGTCCAGATATTGCCAGAACAATGGCTTCTGGGGCTGAATTCACCTTTTTAGGTCGTTCTTTTATGTACGGTGTAGCGGCATTGGGAAATGAAGGAGGAAATCATACGATTTCATTATTAAAGACCGAATTACAACAGGTAATGGAGCAAGTATGCTGTGAAAACACGAAAGATTTTCCAAATCATTTGATCAAGAAAATCAACTAA